The proteins below come from a single Cottoperca gobio chromosome 11, fCotGob3.1, whole genome shotgun sequence genomic window:
- the trhrb gene encoding LOW QUALITY PROTEIN: thyrotropin-releasing hormone receptor b (The sequence of the model RefSeq protein was modified relative to this genomic sequence to represent the inferred CDS: deleted 1 base in 1 codon): MENFTTAPEMNHTLGLWTAHSIQYKVISSLLLFVICALGVVGNVMVILVVLTTKHMRTPTNCYLVSLAVADLMVLSAAGLPTITESIFGCWVFGHYGCLCITYFQYLGINASSCSITSFTIERYIAICHPIKAQFLCTLSRAKKIILCVWAFTSLYCVMWFYLSDIQELVYDNITIIMCGYRVPRKFYLPIYFFDFGVFFVLPLLLSAVLYGLIARILFLNPLPSNPKDKKKNGLNNQSNIKKTSCKNSRHSSSTATSRRQVTKMLAVVVILFATLWMPYRTLVVVNSFLDPAYLDNWFLLFCRICIYLNSAINPVIYNAMSQKFRAAFRKICRCGRKGSDKPTAYSVALTYSAVKDTSMVESTDPFTTELEELTATDELLSEQKAMFPEPCVNFSDA; this comes from the exons ATGGAAAACTTTACTACAGCTCCAGAGATGAACCACACTTTGGGGCTTTGGACGGCCCACAGCATCCAGTACAAAGTGATAAGTAGTTTGCTGCTCTTCGTCATTTGCGCTTTAGGAGTCGTTGGAAACGTTATGGTCATCCTGGTGGTGCTCACTACCAAACACATGAGGACTCCAACCAACTGCTACCTGGTGAGTTTGGCGGTTGCTGATCTGATGGTGCTGTCAGCGGCTGGTTTACCCACAATCACAGAGAGCATCTTTGGATGCTGGGTGTTTGGCCACTATGGGTGCCTCTGCATCACCTACTTTCAGTATCTCGGGATCAACGCCTCCTCTTGCTCCATAACATCCTTCACCATAGAGAGATACATCGCCATCTGTCATCCGATTAAAGCTCAGTTTCTGTGCACCCTCTCCAGAGCCAAAAAGATAATTTTGTGCGTCTGGGCTTTTACTTCTTTGTACTGTGTGATGTGGTTCTACCTGTCAGACATCCAGGAGCTGGTGTACGAcaacatcaccatcatcatGTGCGGGTACAGAGTCCCCAGGAAGTTTTATTTGCCCATTTATTTCTTTGATTTCGGAGTCTTTTTCGTGTTGCCGCTGCTGCTGTCCGCGGTGTTGTACGGACTCATCGCCAGGATCCTCTTCCTGAACCCGCTTCCCTCCAACCccaaagacaagaagaagaacggacTCAACAACCAGAGCAACATCAAGAAAACCAGCTGCAAGAACTCCCGTCACTCCAGCTCCACCGCGACCTCCCGCAGACAG GTGACCAAGATGCTGGCTGTAGTGGTGATCTTGTTCGCCACGCTCTGGATGCCATACCGCACTCTGGTGGTGGTCAACTCCTTCCTGGACCCAGCCTACTTGGACAACTGGTTCCTGCTTTTCTGCCGGATCTGCATCTACCTCAACAGCGCCATCAACCCGGTCATCTACAACGCC ATGTCTCAGAAGTTCCGCGCCGCTTTCCGCAAGATCTGCCGCTGCGGCAGGAAAGGCTCAGATAAGCCCACCGCCTACAGCGTGGCGCTCACGTACAGCGCGGTCAAGGACACGTCGATGGTGGAGAGCACCGACCCCTTCACTACAGAGCTGGAGGAGCTCACCGCCACGGACGAACTGCTGTCTGAACAGAAAGCGATGTTCCCTGAACCTTGTGTGAATTTCAGCGACGCCTGA